A stretch of the Klebsiella sp. WP3-W18-ESBL-02 genome encodes the following:
- a CDS encoding TetR/AcrR family transcriptional regulator, whose translation MSTHDSLIELTDTLIQQNGYQGFSYADLADGLGIRKASIHYHFQTKTDLGLAYCEYKEASLLKLEAALLQLPPGKARLQGYMDAFLKCADSGQMCGIHAMLSDSALFEEPLQKATSRLAQTDLRILTSVLVSGRESGELAFTAEPADVAIIIGSAIKGALMLNRIPPHDACSRTMSALIQLLSRP comes from the coding sequence ATGTCCACCCATGACAGTCTGATTGAACTGACTGATACCCTTATCCAGCAGAACGGCTACCAGGGCTTCAGCTATGCTGATCTCGCTGACGGTCTGGGAATACGGAAGGCCAGTATCCATTACCATTTTCAGACCAAAACCGACCTCGGGCTTGCCTATTGTGAATACAAGGAGGCCAGCCTGCTGAAACTGGAAGCTGCCCTGTTACAGCTGCCACCGGGTAAAGCCCGTCTGCAGGGTTATATGGACGCATTTCTCAAATGCGCCGACAGCGGCCAGATGTGTGGCATTCACGCCATGCTGTCCGACAGCGCCCTGTTTGAAGAACCTCTTCAGAAAGCCACCTCACGACTGGCACAAACCGACCTGCGCATCCTGACCAGTGTGCTGGTTTCGGGTCGTGAAAGCGGTGAACTGGCTTTTACTGCTGAGCCGGCTGACGTGGCCATTATCATCGGCAGCGCCATTAAAGGGGCCCTGATGCTCAATCGGATCCCTCCTCATGATGCCTGTTCCCGCA